A single window of Pyrus communis chromosome 10, drPyrComm1.1, whole genome shotgun sequence DNA harbors:
- the LOC137746515 gene encoding transcription factor WER-like, with amino-acid sequence MGRKSVGDTDGLKRGAWCAEEDEVLTDYVKTHGEGQWRHVAKKAGLNRSGKSCRLRWLNYLKPGVKRGNISPEEEDLIIRLHKLLGNRWSLIAGRLPGRTDNEIKNFWNISLSKRIQEERPRRIINNKQAPNVGDNHHQRGNYCSNPSQDEDDQSNPVKSNPVALSDISDDRDQNSSLSFLRDFDSYIHGLSHEAEMINGFGNYVVDDSNFVGHGDGTKCEDLVLREDAEAAKWKNLGATSDHLLFQPNHEDVDLHAISAFLNSQDGYHQWIN; translated from the exons atggggagaAAATCAGTCGGTGATACAGACGGGCTAAAAAGAGGAGCATGGTGTGCTGAGGAAGATGAAGTCCTTACTGACTACGTCAAAACACATGGAGAAGGACAATGGAGACATGTTGCTAAAAAAGCTG GGTTGAATCGGAGTGGGAAGAGTTGCAGACTGCGATGGTTGAATTATCTTAAACCTGGTGTTAAGAGAGGCAACATTTCTCCGGAAGAAGAAGACCTCATTATCAGATTGCACAAGCTTCTTGGAAACAG GTGGTCTCTCATAGCCGGAAGATTGCCCGGTCGAACAGACAATGAAATCAAGAACTTCTGGAATATCAGTTTGAGCAAGAGAATTCAAGAAGAAAGACCTCGACGTATAATTAATAACAAGCAAGCGCCTAATGTTGGCGATAATCATCATCAACGTGGTAATTATTGTTCTAATCCTTCCCAAGATGAAGATGATCAATCCAATCCAGTGAAATCCAATCCGGTGGCACTATCAGACATCTCAGATGATCGTGATCAGAATTCGTCGTTGAGTTTTCTAAGAGATTTCGACAGTTACATCCATGGCCTTTCACACGAGGCCGAAATGATCAATGGATTTGGAAATTATGTGGTGGATGATTCGAACTTTGTTGGACATGGTGATGGAACGAAGTGTGAGGATTTAGTACTGAGGGAGGATGCAGAAGCTGCAAAGTGGAAAAATTTGGGTGCTACCAGTGATCATTTATTATTTCAACCAAACCATGAAGATGTAGACCTCCATGCAATTTCAGCTTTTCTCAATTCACAAGATGGCTATCATCAGTGGATTAATTAA